A region of Vitis riparia cultivar Riparia Gloire de Montpellier isolate 1030 chromosome 1, EGFV_Vit.rip_1.0, whole genome shotgun sequence DNA encodes the following proteins:
- the LOC117911108 gene encoding uncharacterized protein LOC117911108, which produces MAQIPKPTRKTSCFPTFSRFCGKFPIKKSCEDPRSDNRKESRFGFSCSRFRVKKSAAKTVPVDASVPEKENRDDEIRPEKPEKPENLRSTSQNSGACHGTQVVLEKTAKTRYGTAQSITPENRKHLDRLDSSKGATCHKKRKLESKRSRLSQPSSPENVSATTSPAAPMARSDSFPARRRQKQPALRFENSPRDGKLAGKADSVIAMTIIMVTLAMMVICGRLFAILFTSAWFYFVPYLRSGSKSNESVNSDFDDRSSNSEEVKKKVIFEGFLERNHRTPIGILL; this is translated from the exons ATGGCCCAAATCCCTAAACCCACCCGTAAAACCTCATGTTTTCCCACCTTTTCCCGATTTTGCGGGAAATTCCCCATCAAAAAGTCCTGCGAGGATCCCCGATCCGATAACCGGAAAGAGAGCcgttttggtttttcttgttcGAGGTTCCGAGTCAAGAAATCTGCCGCCAAAACTGTGCCGGTGGACGCTTCCGTGCCGGAAAAGGAGAACCGGGACGATGAAATTCGGCCGGAAAAGCCGGAAAAGCCGGAGAACCTCCGTTCGACGAGTCAAAATTCGGGCGCCTGCCATGGAACTCAGGTGGTGTTGGAGAAAACTGCCAAG acAAGGTACGGAACAGCTCAAAGCATCACCCCCGAAAATCGGAAACACTTAGATCGTTTGGATTCTTCTAAGGGCGCCACGTGTCACAAAAAGAGAAAACTAGAATCCAAAAGGTCAAGACTCAGCCAACCCAGTTCGCCGGAAAACGTGTCGGCGACCACCTCTCCGGCAGCACCGATGGCACGTTCAGATTCATTTCCAGCTCGAAGACGCCAAAAACAACCGGCTTTGCGGTTTGAAAATTCTCCAAGAGATGGAAAACTCGCCGGGAAAGCTGACTCCGTCATTGCAATGACGATCATAATGGTGACATTGGCAATGATGGTGATCTGTGGAAGACTATTCGCAATTCTCTTTACTTCTGCATGGTTCTATTTCGTTCCTTATCTGAGATCGGGTTCGAAATCGAACGAAAGCGTAAATTCAGATTTTGACGATAGAAGTTCGAATTCTGAAGAAGTCAAGAAGAAAGTGATTTTCGAGGGATTTCTTGAGAGAAACCACCGCACTCCGATTGGAATTTTGTTGTGA